A genomic window from Streptomyces sp. NBC_01429 includes:
- a CDS encoding ABC transporter ATP-binding protein: MSDASKKFLSVRDLRIHFDTDDGLVKSVDGVSFDLEAGKTLGIVGESGSGKSVTSLGVMGLHNSDRARISGEIWLDGEELIGAGPERVRQLRGQKMSMIFQDPLSALHPYYSIGAQIVEAYRVHNAVDKKTAKKRAVEMLDRVGIPEPARRYNDYPHQFSGGMRQRAMIAMSLVNNPELLIADEPTTALDVTVQAQILDLIRDLQKEFHSAVVIITHDLGVVAEIADELLVMYAGRCIERGSAEKVFYQPQHPYTWGLLGSMPRIDREQTERLIPVKGTPPSLINVPSGCAFHPRCPYADVPKDNLTRTERPNLREITDGHFSACHMSKAEREQIWTEEIAPKL; encoded by the coding sequence ATGAGCGACGCGAGCAAGAAGTTCCTCTCCGTACGGGACCTGCGCATCCACTTCGACACCGACGACGGCCTGGTCAAGTCCGTCGACGGCGTCAGCTTCGACCTCGAAGCGGGCAAGACCCTCGGCATCGTCGGCGAGTCCGGCTCGGGCAAGTCCGTGACGTCCCTGGGCGTCATGGGCCTGCACAACTCCGACCGGGCCAGGATCTCCGGCGAGATCTGGCTGGACGGCGAGGAGCTGATCGGCGCCGGACCCGAGCGGGTGCGTCAGCTGCGCGGCCAGAAGATGTCGATGATCTTCCAGGACCCGCTGTCGGCGCTGCACCCGTACTACAGCATCGGCGCGCAGATCGTGGAGGCGTACCGCGTCCACAACGCCGTCGACAAGAAGACGGCCAAGAAGCGCGCCGTCGAGATGCTGGACCGGGTCGGCATCCCCGAGCCCGCGCGGCGCTACAACGACTACCCGCACCAGTTCTCCGGCGGTATGCGCCAGCGCGCGATGATCGCGATGTCCCTGGTCAACAACCCCGAGCTGCTGATCGCCGACGAGCCGACGACCGCGCTGGACGTGACCGTCCAGGCGCAGATCCTCGACCTGATCCGGGACCTCCAGAAGGAGTTCCACTCGGCGGTCGTCATCATCACCCACGACCTGGGCGTCGTCGCCGAGATCGCGGACGAGCTGCTGGTGATGTACGCCGGCCGCTGCATCGAGCGCGGCAGCGCCGAGAAGGTCTTCTACCAGCCGCAGCACCCGTACACCTGGGGTCTGCTCGGCTCGATGCCCCGGATCGACCGTGAGCAGACCGAGCGGCTCATTCCGGTCAAGGGAACCCCGCCCAGTCTGATCAACGTCCCGTCCGGCTGCGCCTTCCACCCGCGCTGCCCGTACGCCGACGTCCCCAAGGACAACCTCACCCGTACCGAGCGTCCCAATCTGCGGGAGATCACCGACGGGCACTTCTCCGCCTGCCACATGTCGAAGGCGGAGCGGGAACAGATCTGGACCGAAGAGATTGCGCCGAAGCTGTGA
- a CDS encoding ABC transporter permease has protein sequence MAAYIIRRVFAAVLLLLVVSAVTFAIFFLVPRLGGQTTDSLAAQYVGKGADPASVAAIKANLGLDDPLYLQYWHFIKAIVVGAEYNFGPNPSICNAPCFGYSFKTHVEVWPEIVQRIPVTLSLAVGAAVIWVLSGVAIGVLSALKKGSIFDRLAMGVALAGVSLPMFFTGMVSLALFSFHWTIWENVEFVPFTQNPGEWAWNLLLPWCTLAFLYSALYARLTRAGMLETMGEDYIRTARAKGLRERNVVVKHGLRAALTPLVTIFGMDFALLLGGAVITETVFSFQGMGQYAIQGVTKSDLPIVMGVTMVAAFFIVVCNLLVDLVYAAIDPRVRLS, from the coding sequence GTGGCTGCGTACATCATCCGACGCGTCTTCGCCGCGGTGTTGCTGCTGCTGGTGGTCAGCGCAGTCACGTTCGCGATTTTCTTCCTGGTGCCCCGCCTCGGCGGGCAGACGACCGACTCACTGGCCGCCCAGTACGTCGGTAAGGGAGCCGACCCCGCCTCCGTCGCCGCGATCAAGGCGAACCTGGGGCTGGACGATCCCCTCTACCTTCAGTACTGGCACTTCATCAAGGCCATCGTGGTCGGCGCCGAATACAACTTCGGCCCCAACCCCTCGATCTGCAACGCCCCGTGCTTCGGCTACTCGTTCAAGACGCATGTCGAGGTCTGGCCCGAGATCGTCCAGCGCATACCCGTGACCCTGTCGCTCGCCGTCGGCGCGGCTGTCATCTGGGTCCTCTCCGGTGTCGCCATCGGCGTGCTCTCGGCGCTCAAGAAGGGCTCGATCTTCGACCGCCTCGCCATGGGCGTCGCCCTGGCCGGCGTCTCGCTGCCGATGTTCTTCACCGGCATGGTCTCCCTCGCCCTGTTCAGCTTCCACTGGACGATCTGGGAGAACGTCGAGTTCGTACCGTTCACCCAGAACCCCGGTGAATGGGCCTGGAACCTCCTCCTTCCCTGGTGCACCCTCGCCTTCCTGTACTCCGCGCTCTACGCGCGGCTCACCCGGGCGGGCATGCTGGAGACCATGGGCGAGGACTACATCAGAACCGCGCGGGCGAAGGGCCTGCGGGAGCGCAACGTGGTCGTCAAGCACGGCCTGCGCGCCGCGCTCACCCCGCTCGTCACCATCTTCGGCATGGACTTCGCGCTGCTCCTGGGAGGCGCGGTCATCACCGAGACCGTCTTCTCCTTCCAGGGCATGGGCCAGTACGCCATCCAGGGCGTGACCAAGAGCGACCTGCCCATCGTGATGGGTGTGACCATGGTCGCGGCCTTCTTCATCGTTGTATGCAATCTGCTGGTGGACCTCGTGTACGCCGCGATCGACCCCCGGGTGAGGCTCTCATGA